The sequence AGATCTCAGGCAGCTGCATTAAAGTTGCCTATCCTTAGCCAACCTTTTGTTTTCACATCCCTTTTGCCAAGCAGAGGAGCCTTGGACCCATTGCTGAACTATCACTGCCTCACACAGCCTGTTTGGGGGACCTAGATACTTCAATATCCCATAGGGGACATGAAAGTCAAAAGTCAAATTTATCCAGGTAAACAAATTCTCCCACAAAACTTTTCTTCTGAGCAACTCAGGGGAAAAGAACAAAGTGCTAACAAGTTCACTAATGAGAAGACAAACAAGTTGTTCAATTGAGCTGGGGAAGCCTGGAGGAGAGGCAAGGGAACTGTTCCCAGGAGGGAACAGGTGCTGGCTTGATGACACACAGCCTCAACTACAGTAATTAACAGCATTTTCTCTGCAGAGACCACCTCCTATGTGAGCTGTAGAGCAGGGAGCTTTGGgaaggcctcagttttctctttttgcctcCCTCAATTAATGCTAATTgggaacatgggaatgcagactCAGAAGTGAAAAAAGCAGCACCAGAGTCGAGTCCTGCTAGGAGTCCCTTCCCCAGACCTGGTCAGGAGACTTTGCCTGAACCACACAGAAGAGCATGTGTTTCCTACATTCATAGGAGCGCTGTGGGGGTACAGACTGAGAAGAGGCCTGGGTTTTTAATCAAGGCTTCCTCCCACCAAGTAGCTCCCACATAAAGTGGGTCGCATACCTTCCCTGACttccaattttttaatatataaataaagagattGGACTTTATGAATTctaaagtttctttgaattataatttttcgAACTATGATAAATGATGTGTTTTTCATTCTGGCCAGGATAACAGCATCAAAAGGGTCAGCTCAAGTTTAGTAAACTGACTCCtgctttaaacaaataaacagaaaaactcaCACACAAAACGAGAGATATATACTACATGAGTTCAAACAAAGGAAGGCATTGCCATATTTGTTTGCTctttcagaacattttttaaactgtcattttctttttagggaaaaaaaaaagcagttctgATCATCTCCCTGTCTGCACATCTCCTCTTGTCTGCACACTCATCCATACAAAAGCACAGTACCGTTTCCCATGGCTCTCAGATGCTACCAAAAATAAACCCAAGTGCCATTTTCAGCATTGGTAATAATGTTGTAATAGAGAATACAGTCATAATCCTTGGAGTTTTAATTCCAATCTCACAAATCATCAGCTGTGAAATTTAGTGGTTTAGCTAACCCCTTTTTGCCTCATttgcaaaactaaaaataatacttaCTTTTAAGgtattgggagaattaaatgagataatataagtTGGTATATAGTAGGTGCTAAAGGAATAAAATCTGACTTTGTTGATAGCTATTATTAGTCGCATCACAGTTACACATCTAATATCTAACAGAATGCAAAGAGATGATTCCTAAATCCATAAGAGTATTATTACATTAAGGAGTTCAACAAAGGGTTAAAATCTCAGTTTTGAGTTCTATAGAGTCACAGTGTCACTTCAGAAGCCCTGTGATAACTTCCAGACCAAACtaattaaaagtgggcaaaaccaCTTCTGAAACTGACTTACAGTTCTATTTGAGAATGTTAACACCAATTCTGACAAGGCGGCTAGCAGATCAGGATGCCCTTTTGGAATCATGCTGTAGAAAGAAACCCCAGATAGAGATATAGTTTCAACTAATGCATACCAGCATTAAGGAGTTATTGGGAAGTACAAAGGGACATGAAAAAGAATCATGATTAAAGCCTGGCACACAAAAGAAATCCAATTAATATCAAGTTctagttttcttctttacttttagCAATTGACATCCTACTAAAATCTTAACACAAAGTGAACACTTTTGACCTCACCATCAGGGTTTCATACCAGCCCTGGTCCTCCTGTATGTTTTATTGCAAAGATATTTTCAGTTACCTTTAAATTCCATaaaccatttttttgtttttttaaaagactttattttttagagcagttttgggtTCACAGCAAAGTTGAACAGAAATTACAGAATTCTCATATCCTTCTCACCCCCCACCCCGACACCACTACCACCCACCATCCctgcaccagagtggtacatttgttacaatcaatgaacatGTGTCCAATATTGACACACTTTTATTACccaaagtccataatttacattaAGGTTCAGTCTTGGTGTTGTACCTTCCATGGGTTCAAACAAATCTAtcatgacatgtatccaccattatattatcaaacagagtagtttcactgccctaaaaatcatcACTTTTCCATCtgttcctccccttctcccaaaTCCATGGCAATCACTGACCTCTTTACTGTCTGCATACTTTTGCCTTTTAAGAATGACAATTagttggaattatacaatatgtagccttttcaaattAACTTCTTTTACTCAACGATAcacatttaagtttcttccatatcttttcatagcttgatagcttatttgttttagggttgaataatgttccattgtctggatgtaccacagtttattttttgGTCTGTTGAAGGACACTTGGGTGCTTCCacattttggcaattataaataaatttgctataatcatctgtgtgcaggtttattgtgtgtgcatatgttttaGCTTCCTTGAATAAATACCAATGTTCACAATTGCTGGAATATATGATaacaatgtttaattttatattaataataaactgtcAATATATAtacagtttctgttgtttattcaCCACTCAATCTGTGGAGGTTTGTTTTAACAGTTCGCACTGAGACAAGTTGGATGCCTCATGCCCAACTCTCTGGTGCTCCATCCTTCTTCCATGTTGACATCAGTTTTACCTACAAGGGGAGAaattataatacacacacacacattcatgtcATAAACTCTGCAGTAGCATCAAAGCTAACATATCATCTAGGATGTTCTTATAGTTTATCATCCAAATAAACCCAAGTATTTTTAGGAAGGAAACAGTACATTATTAATAGTTATCCTGGGacaaaaagcattaaataaagCTCCCTTGAGCAATTCAGTGTATACCATCCTACTATGTCTCTgtattgacttttttttatattaatgtatttgttacattgttaaaaaattaaaataagccaTAAAGGTATATATAAAAGCATGTTTCTCCCACTCCTAAGTCCATTTGCCCCTTTCTACCCCTTGCCAGCCTCCATCCCCACAAGAAGAAACCACTTTCATTAGTGTGTCCTACATTCCTCagtttttcttaatgaaaaactGAGCACACATAAATATTCTTATAGACCCCTGGAGATCTTTCCATATCACTGGAGAAGATGCCTCCCCATTTTGGCAAACAGCTCTGTGGTGTTCCACTGTTTGTTTAACTTAACGAATCCCCTACTCAAGGGCTCTTCAATTGCttccagtcttttgctattaTGAAAAGCAGAACTACAGTGAATAACTTGTGTATACATCATTTCTTATGTACGTGTGTACATACCTgcaagataaattcctagaaataggaTTACTGGGTCAGTACAAATAGATGTGTACTTTGCCTAAGCATTCCTCATTTTTCATCCAAAGTATGCTAATTTTAATTCTATAtctattctaaaaaatgtttccttGCAGCCTCCCCAACAAAGTGTGTATTTAAATCTCTGGAATTTTGTCAATCTGAAAAGTGAGAAAAGTAtcttaatgtaatttaaaattgcatgttattttattataagttGGATTAAATATCTTGCCATATGTGTAAGAGTCCCTGTTGTTTTATAAATGGATATTTTTAGGTCTGTTTGCCACACTCCAAATTAAGCATCTTAAGTAAAGGGAGTATGTTCTATGCATCTCATATTTTCCCTAGTATAAGGTATGGGGAATAGCAAGTGttcaatgaatatatttaatgaatgaataacagaTTCAGGGTGACTTCCTCATATGATTTTAGTTGTACTTTATATAACCTTTTCTGACATTTAGATCACATTTTTCCTTGTAAAATAATACTACACATAAATATGTCCCTAATAGAACATTTaaaccaaaaattttttaaataagttatattaataaaattatttaaaaacaaatatctatttatttctaATCATTTCTCATAACATAGGCTTTTTTGAAATACCGCCAACCATATTATGAGATGTTGACACTTTTGAAATCCTGCTTTCCTCACTTAATATTGTAACACTCTTAGTTGTCTCTCTTGCTAAATCATGAATTTCTTAACAGAGATAAcagctgtttctttctttctttcttttttttttttctttctcttgctccaTTTCTAACACAGAATAAATGTTAAGTGAGCACTGTACTGGAAGGGGATgtcatgagaagaaaataaacaatttccATAGCTAACTAAGGTCTAAAATTGGAAaactccaatttttattttatctttgtgcTACTTTTAATTTGCAAATCCCTCATTCCTCATTATATACTATGGTAAAATTTAGCATATGTTTCTGCATTGATTTTGGTTTATGTGTAATTTTCTTACAAATAGGCATTTGTGCCACTTTGATTATTTTCTGAAGGCAAGCACGTAGCCATTATAATATGCTCTTTTAATGCCAGGCTGGGATGATACACAACTGGGCACTACAAAGCAAGGGGGAGGTCTGTCAGAATATgtcttataaaatgtataaaataaagcttCAAATCAGAAATGTTTTGGTATTTGGAACTATGAGGGATGCAAAATTTTGTCAAATGGCAGATGCAACCAGTTGTCTTACAGAAAGGCCAGGTGTTTCAGATAAAGTGGAATCTAGACTTAAGACTGAAAAAGACTGAATGGGAACTTCCAATTGCCAAGCATCTGACAATTTTTTCTCAAGGAGAGATTCTTCCAATACTGAGGTTACATTACTTTCTAAAGTAAAACTCCCAaaaccaaatattattttttcctgttgttttaacAATTCTAGCACTTGCAGGAAGATTTTCCAGGTCCATCTGAAGAGAGTCAATGGTTTTCTCTAGATTGATATGAACTGTGTGCAAATCTTTCCTGATTAGTGTTCTGACATTCAATTTAATTTTGCTATTATCTTGTTTTTGCCTCTTATTTGTAAATGTTAAAACACATTTGTATCTACAAATGATGGCAATCCATTACTCTCCAATGGATTATACATTCAATCTATCATTTATATGTCCTCTATATCCATCCAGTACATGTTTATATATAGGGCCCAGTTCAGGTCAGAGTTCATATGCCAACTGTAGGACCTTTAGGAAGATGGTGCtgatagagataaaaataaaaggaatgatgaAAAACTGGATAAGCATTATGTGAATGTCCCATATAATGATAATATGATGGTGGAATAAAATTATACTAATGGTGTTGGTTTAGAATAGcacttggcacatagcaggtatGTGACAATGATCAAATCAATCAGTAAATGATGGTGTGGATGGTGGAGGTAGTGGTGGGGGTGATTGTCGTGGAGATGGAAATAGTCAAAGCAGAAGTGAAGGTGCTGTTGATCTTTTCCATACTGTGGTAGGGTTAGTAATGGGCAGACTGATGATTGACCCTTCCCTGGTCGTCTGTATGACCTTATCAGAATGGAGTGAAGATGAAGCTGATTGAGAAGTTTCTCTGCAAAGCAATTCTTAAGATAAAACTCGCTTCTGATGGGCTCAAGGGGTTATTCTCCATGTATGCACGAGGATATGCAAGTTGGATCTTCTCTCTTCATAAATAGCTATATACGGGATATGCAAAACTTCTAGTGGCCCAGAATAGGCAATGTCCCTGGGATTGAATTCTAAAGCCTGATAGTGAGGGTTCCAGAGTTGAGAAAAGTCATTTGAGAAGTAGAGCTGGTCTGCTTCCCTTCCCTGTGTCCAACCTCCTGCCCCAGGGGAGCCCTTACTGAAAGCTTGGCACACTTAGCAACAGCAGGGAGCACACAGCAGGTAGACCCTGGGAATCCAGCATTTCCAGGGCCATGAAATATAAGTAGGGCAGTGTCCTGGGACAGAAAGGATGCTGAGGAGGATGCTATGAGTTTTAATGTCATCAAAAAAGTCAGGTAATGGGCAGAGGTGGTGCAGAAAAGAGGAGAGTCCCTGAAAAAGAGAATTAGTTAAGGGTTTTGATCTTTGCTGTATTAGGCCTAATAGAGTGTGGGGGGAAAACTGAAGTGATGTAGGTGTTGATGTCCCTCAAAACCCTTAACCATTTTCTAATAACTTTAGGAAAACATAAATTATCTGTGTCTTAAGAGTTTTAGAAATCCACTGtttaaatctttctttattttagagaAGAAGAAGCTGAGGTTACAAAAGAAGTGCTCTACATGACATGAATTGCCAGGTAGTGGTAGAGCAAAAAGTCCCACAGCCAAATTCCTGACTTCAGAGAAGGCCCTTTTCTAATATACTATAGGCCTTCTTGCTTGGGGGTCCTGACCTCAGGGTTTTTCCACATTGAGACTTCCTGGCACATGTCTCCTTTGGGGACCATCTTTTAAAAGGCACAGAGTATCTTCTGGGTAAATTTTCATCAGGTGCCAGGGCCTGGGATTTCAGAGATTGCTCTCAGAGCTTGTGTATTGCTTTCATTTCCCATTTCTTCTACTTCTAGTCCTTCCCAGAATGGTCTATGAACTCTGGGGAGGCTTGTTGAAAGAGGCCTCAACAGCCACTTTCAGGAgatctttcctcccttcttcacAGCCCAGTATTGCTGGTTATTTTATCATTGGAAACTGCAGGAGGGACAGCGGTAGGAAtttcctctctctgttatttGGTGGTGGAGCAGAAGATAAATCCAGTTGCATCAGTCTCTGGAGCCCAAGATTACAACATAGAAAAAGATTAAATTGGGATCAGGAGCCTTGGTTTCTAGTTCCAGCCCTGTCACCAACAGACCATGATATGGGACCAACCATTTCTGCCTTTGGGGCTGCAGCTCCTGCATTTCAAAGTGAGGAGCATTGGTTAGACAGTGTCCAGGTTCCTTTAATGTGCTCACATTTGATGTTCTTGGTACTAGGAAAATTTTCTGAATTGAGGAAAAAGTTTGAAGTAGTTAACATGCTATCTTTACCCCTTTATCCTAGGAATCATGGATCATGTCAACCATACCTGGACCCAGAGTTTCATCCTTGCTGGTTTCACTACCACTGAGACCCTACGacctctttcttttttggggaCCCTGTGCATCTATCTCCTTACTCTTGCAGGGAACATGTTCATTATTGTCCTGGTTCAGGCAGATTCTGGACTGTCCACACCCATGTACTTCTTTATCAGTGTCCTCTCTTTTGTAGAGGTCTTGTATGTCAGCACCACAGTGCCCACACTGCTGCATACCTTGCTACATGGGTGTTCACCCATCTCGTCAGCTGCGTGCTTTATCCAGCTATACATCTTCCATTCCTTGGGCATGACTGAATGCTACCTGTTGGGTGTCATGGCACTGGACCGCTACCTTGCCATCTGCCGCCCTCTGCACTACCATGCGCACATGAGCAGACAGGTCCAGTTATGGCTAGCTGGGGCCACTTGGGTGGCTGGCTTTTCAGCTGCGCTTGTGCCAGCCAGCCTCACCGCCACTCTGCCTTTCTGCCTGAAGAAGATGGCCCATTACTTTTGTGACTTGGCACCACTAATGCGGTTGGCATGTGTGGACACAGGCTGGCATGCTCGAGTCCATGGGGCAGTGATTGGTTTAGCAGCTGGGTGCAACTTTGTGCTCATTTTGGGACTCTATGGAGGCATCCTGAAAGCTGTGCTGAAGCTGCCCTCAGCTGCCAGTCGTGCCAAGGCCTTTTCCACCTGTTCCTCCCATGTGACTGTGGTGGCACTATTCTATGCTTCTGCCTTCACAGTATACGTAGGCTCACCTGGGAGTCGACCCGAGGGCACAGACAAGCTTATTGCCTTGGTGTATGCCCTGCTTACTCCTTTTCTCAACCCCATCATCTATACCCTTCGCAACAAGGAGGTGAAGGAGGCTATGAGGAGGGTCACTGACAGGATTGGAACTATTTTGAGGGAACCCTGATGCTCTCATTTGTTATAACCCAGTTTCTTAGTAACTATGAGAATCAGCTGGTTGATTAGTCAATTATCTGGTCAGACAAACATGCTGCACATACCCTCTCCTGGATTAATCAGAGCTGAAAGATGTAGAAAGAAAGGAGTTATGGTCTCTGATTCCATCCCATTCTAATGGGGAAGGAATgccacagaggaggaaaaaactgACACAGGGCAAGTGTTTTAGCTGAATTTATGACTTAGAGAGACAGTGCAGTAccgaaagaaaaaaaagtcagactAAAGCTAGGAGTGGCAACTTTACTTAAGATAGGATTCCTGGAGAAAGGCTAAGGAAGTGGAAAACAAGGTTGGCAACCAGGAGACTGAAATTATAGTTTGTGTAGTTTCAGATGTGGAGCAGTGAGCCATGGTCAGAAATCTTATCAGTTTGTGGAATCCAGTGATTCTGGGTTATCATGGGACCAAAAGTAGCTTAATGGAGGAAAGAACTGCCAAGGCAGGTGCTGaaagctagagaaaataatttactttcttaTGTGGCAAAAGTAGTATATTGAAAATAAGGGTGTTGTCAGAGTTCTCTTCCAATATCAAGGAATACATCTTAAAAATGATCTGGAGCATATgtaaaaaaagaagcagcaaacaaacaaatgaaagactttgcaagttttatatataaagtaCACATACCAAGTAGAATTGagagtaaaaatagaaagtaggGATAAAAGCTCTGATCACATCCTATCACCTCTTTTCTCCCCAGCTCCCCTGTCATTTCTTCTGCtgagcagaattttaaaattaattaagttCAACCTCCATACTTTAATGATGTGTGAATTGAAGGCCAAGTGCCTACTAAAGGATGGTCGgataattattgaaaaaaacaGGAGCAAAACCTTTGCAGAGACTAGGTACTGCATAGGTCTTGAATACTctccatttttctcattcttacaTATTTCACTGGTGAAAACCAAACGAATTCCTTTTTGTATGTCTGCCCTATGCCAGAAACAGTAAtagctattttcaaatatttttaattcaatctCCATATTATCCTCCTGAAGAAGGAGAAATATCCCAATATTTacacaataaaattagaaagattgTTGGACTACTGTAAGGAGACAGGAAATGAACCCTAGACCCACTCCGGCTGGGTGGGTGACCTTAGCAAGACTTCCTCAGCCTCATTCTCTCTGTCTGCAAAATAAGAGGATGGCAGGGAGGTGACAGCTCCCATTCCTTTCTGCTTACGGAGTTTTGATTCTATGATTGCAGCACTTCTTAAAGAAAGCAGGACCTGAACTAGGCTCCAACTGGTAAGATCTGAATATCCAAGGCAGAAAGGGAAAGGTGTTGGTCCAAATtcaaattttgccatttttttgcCTATGTGATCTTTGTCAAAAAACATAACTTCTCTCTTacctaaattttgttttctttaaaatatctataacaaAGTGCTCTAAAGTTAACTTAAATAACACAtactaagtgttcaataaataagttAGCCTTATCGTCCCAGAGATAGGACAGTGTGGTGGCTAGAGCATGTACCTTGAAGGCTTTCTGCTTGTGTTCAAACATTAACTCTGCCCTTTACTTATTGTGTGCCTTATGCGATACACTTACCTTCcatgtacctcagtttccttatatgtaaaatggagacaagGATAGAACTTTAAACACtgtttaaatattaatcattattaCCTCAAAGTTTTCCACATCCATTTCTGTAGTGCGGAGCTATTTCCTTGAGAAGGCTTACTTTTACACAGGTCTCACATTCTTATTATGCGTGGGGTCAGTAGACTTGGTAACACTCCAGATGAAGCTTCTCCTTTTAAACTAAGTGTCCAAAGTAGTCTTTGCACAACCTGAGCAGTGTTCCCTGCTTTCATGCTGTTTCCCTAAATGCAAGGTGCAATACTTCATCCTGCTGGCCTGCCACGACTGTGGCTTTTGAGCTGCTATCCCTTCTCTCCTTTTGTAGCTCACTTCACCCACACTACACATTTTGCAGGAATGGTTGTGGGCTCAACAAAAACTTCATTTTTCCTGTGGTGACAGCACTAAGGAAGGGCTCAAAACTGCTTGTCTTTGAAATGGCTTGGGTTACATTAATTGATAGCTCTGTGGGTtgttatagtaataataatagctataacTATTGTAACATAATAagataattaattattaatactatctgTGGAGTGTATACTGTGCAGTGATCATGGGCCACTTACGATCCTGTTTTGAAGACTTATGTCGTCATCTAATAACTCAAGGCAGCCTATACCTCACTATTGATTTCTACTACAGTGCTTGGTATTCACTCATATGTGaacaaacgaatgaatgaatgaatgaattcttaaGAGTCAAATAAGTGTGATAGAGATTGAGTGCCCCTCCTACAACTCCACCAGGAGGTAATCTCTTTCTTAGATCAGTTCATAACTGCAAACTCCTCTTGCCTTTCATTCTACAATCGTTTCCTGTCTTGAAACCTCATTAGGTTTTTCCCTTTAGAATACAAAGCTTAGGTCATCCTTAGTGCCGAGCTTCCcagcagaaataaataacagatgtGCTGTGTCACTGAGTTTCCCCCCTAACACAGACACCTTGAATGGTCAGATAGGGACTAAGGGAATTAAAGTCCCTCTACTGGTTGCCTCTGGCAGTAAGA is a genomic window of Eulemur rufifrons isolate Redbay chromosome 8, OSU_ERuf_1, whole genome shotgun sequence containing:
- the LOC138390332 gene encoding olfactory receptor 6N1-like, with protein sequence MDHVNHTWTQSFILAGFTTTETLRPLSFLGTLCIYLLTLAGNMFIIVLVQADSGLSTPMYFFISVLSFVEVLYVSTTVPTLLHTLLHGCSPISSAACFIQLYIFHSLGMTECYLLGVMALDRYLAICRPLHYHAHMSRQVQLWLAGATWVAGFSAALVPASLTATLPFCLKKMAHYFCDLAPLMRLACVDTGWHARVHGAVIGLAAGCNFVLILGLYGGILKAVLKLPSAASRAKAFSTCSSHVTVVALFYASAFTVYVGSPGSRPEGTDKLIALVYALLTPFLNPIIYTLRNKEVKEAMRRVTDRIGTILREP